Proteins encoded in a region of the Cyclopterus lumpus isolate fCycLum1 chromosome 23, fCycLum1.pri, whole genome shotgun sequence genome:
- the tspan12 gene encoding tetraspanin-12 gives MSREDAVRCLRCLLYALNLLFWLMAACVLGVAAWIRDSLNTVLTLTAHTRLEEAAVLTYSPAVHPVLITVCCFLFIVAMVGYCGTLRCNLLLLSWYFCSLLLIFCVELASAVWTYDEPSVQRSDMISLKSRMQNFGLQRYQWLTHTWNSFQTEFKCCGVIYFTDWLEMTEMEWPPDSCCSNQYAGCARHAHFHDLSDLHQEGCGPKIYGFIRGTKALQALRFLGVSIGVAQILAMALTLTLLWALYYGRKSPEPDPTAPDNPGPVAVTTSKPGEQRFEMERLS, from the exons ctGATGGCAGCCTGTGTGCTGGGAGTAGCAGCCTGGATCAGAGACTCCTTGAACACCGTCCTGACTCTGACCGCCCACACCAG gctggAGGAAGCTGCCGTCCTCACGTACTCTCCAGCGGTCCACCCCGTCCTCATCACGGTGtgctgcttcctcttcatcgtGGCCATGGTGGGCTACTGCGGGACCCTCAGGTGtaacctgctgctgctgtcttgg TACTTCTGCAGCCTGCTGCTGATCTTCTGTGTGGAGCTGGCCAGCGCCGTGTGGACCTACGACGAG ccttcgGTTCAGCGCTCTGATATGATCAGTCTGAAGTCTCGGATGCAGAACTTTGGCCTGCAGCGTTACCAgtggctcacacacacctggaacAGCTTccagacagag tttAAATGCTGTGGGGTGATCTACTTCACTGATTGGCTGGAGATGACAGAGATGGAGTGGCCGCCTGACTCGTGCTGCTCCAATCAGTATGCAGGATGTGCTCGCCACGCCCACTTCCACGACCTCAGCGACCTGCACCAAGAG GGCTGCGGTCCGAAGATCTACGGCTTCATTCGAGGGACGAAGGCGCTGCAGGCGCTGCGTTTCCTGGGCGTGTCCATCGGCGTGGCTCAGATCCTCGCCATGGCGCTCACCCTCACCCTGCTCTGGGCGCTTTACTACGGCAGGAAGTCTCCAGAGCCGGACCCCACGGCGCCGGACAACCCGGGCCCCGTCGCCGTGACGACCTCCAAACCCGGAGAACAGCGGTTCGAGATGGAGCGACTGTCGTAA